One genomic region from Conexibacter woesei Iso977N encodes:
- a CDS encoding NAD(P)/FAD-dependent oxidoreductase, with product MEYETYDCVVVGAGAAGLSAALVLGRARVKTLVVDAGQQSNLASTGIGGLLGADQSPPAAFYAQARAEVGGYEAVQLRDGSVTGGARGEDGVFALTLAGGAEVRARRVLLATGMTYNHPDVPGFAEAWGHDVFHCPFCHGWEHRDRPLGVLAGGGSGHHRALLLRQWSDDVTLYVNGEDDDLTPEQLDDVWSRGIAVETQPLARFGDGVATLGDGTTKACEGMLVPVTLHQRSPLAAQLGAELSSEVTPLHADAIVANPMQTGLAAAGDAAGMMPSVANAIAAGSNAASMIVGSLVLAAH from the coding sequence ATGGAATACGAGACGTACGACTGCGTCGTGGTCGGCGCCGGGGCCGCGGGGCTGAGCGCCGCGCTGGTCCTGGGCCGCGCGCGCGTGAAGACGCTGGTGGTCGATGCCGGCCAGCAGAGCAACCTGGCCTCGACGGGCATCGGTGGCCTGCTCGGCGCCGACCAGTCGCCGCCCGCCGCGTTCTACGCGCAGGCGCGTGCCGAGGTCGGCGGGTACGAGGCGGTGCAGCTGCGCGACGGCAGCGTCACCGGCGGCGCGCGCGGCGAGGACGGCGTGTTCGCGCTGACGCTCGCCGGCGGCGCCGAGGTGCGGGCGAGGCGCGTCCTGCTGGCGACGGGCATGACCTACAACCACCCGGACGTTCCCGGCTTCGCCGAGGCGTGGGGCCACGACGTCTTCCACTGCCCGTTCTGCCACGGGTGGGAGCACCGCGACCGGCCGCTGGGCGTGCTCGCCGGCGGCGGCTCCGGGCACCACCGCGCGCTGCTGCTGAGGCAGTGGAGCGACGACGTCACGTTGTACGTCAACGGCGAGGACGACGACCTGACGCCGGAGCAGCTCGACGACGTCTGGTCGCGCGGGATCGCGGTCGAGACGCAGCCGCTGGCGCGCTTCGGCGACGGCGTCGCGACGCTCGGCGACGGGACGACGAAGGCGTGCGAGGGCATGCTCGTGCCGGTGACGCTGCACCAGCGCTCGCCCCTGGCCGCGCAGCTCGGCGCCGAGCTGTCGAGCGAGGTCACGCCGCTGCACGCCGACGCGATCGTCGCCAACCCGATGCAGACCGGCCTCGCCGCCGCGGGCGACGCGGCGGGCATGATGCCCAGTGTCGCCAACGCGATCGCCGCCGGCTCCAACGCCGCCTCGATGATCGTCGGCTCGCTCGTCCTCGCCGCGCATTAG
- a CDS encoding TetR/AcrR family transcriptional regulator — MSEPQRLTRKERQEHTRRCLLEAAGRVFARRGLVQASVDEVAADAGFTKGAVYANFGSKEALFLEMLDERFARRLQDMERAMSTDEPPEIQARTAGRDFVDFLGSDPDWQRLFVEAALHASRDEAFRVKLSAHYATMRERMADLLRARSETGGFDPGVPFDQLAAMIVAMANGVGFERLVAPEAVPDDLFSTMLEIFALGAAARAGQASAT, encoded by the coding sequence GTGAGCGAACCGCAGCGCCTGACCCGCAAGGAGCGCCAGGAGCACACGCGCAGGTGCCTGCTGGAAGCGGCGGGCCGCGTGTTCGCCAGGCGCGGCCTGGTCCAGGCGTCGGTCGACGAGGTCGCCGCCGACGCCGGCTTCACGAAGGGCGCGGTGTACGCGAACTTCGGGTCCAAGGAGGCGCTGTTCCTGGAGATGCTCGACGAGCGCTTCGCTCGGCGGCTGCAGGACATGGAGCGCGCGATGTCCACCGACGAGCCGCCGGAGATCCAGGCGCGCACCGCCGGCCGCGACTTCGTGGACTTCCTGGGCAGCGACCCGGACTGGCAGCGCCTGTTCGTCGAGGCCGCGCTGCACGCGTCGCGTGACGAGGCGTTCCGGGTCAAGCTCAGCGCGCACTACGCGACGATGCGCGAGCGCATGGCGGACCTGCTGCGCGCGCGCTCGGAGACCGGCGGCTTCGATCCCGGCGTGCCGTTCGACCAGCTGGCCGCGATGATCGTGGCGATGGCCAACGGCGTGGGCTTCGAGCGCCTGGTCGCGCCGGAGGCGGTGCCGGACGACCTGTTCTCCACCATGTTGGAGATCTTCGCCCTGGGCGCGGCGGCGCGCGCGGGTCAGGCCAGCGCGACCTGA
- a CDS encoding PfkB family carbohydrate kinase has product MKEQHVAAGAIVFAGEALVDLAFGAGGELVPLIGGGPFTAARAAARLGADARFLGRLSTDRFGGQLRAALADDGVGLDAVVSTEDPTTLALVELDDAGVATYRFYVEGTSAPGLTEAALPDDAAVLCVGTLGLVFEPSASTLEALVAATPEDVMVAVDPNCRPVAIADEAAYRARLDRILARADLVKASDADLAYLRPGTAPATAMRDLLAPGAAGVVTLGAEGALIVAGDAEPLAIPAPRIDLVDTIGAGDAFLGALLSRYDGEAATLHAAATFAVTVAARTCERAGSSPPTAAEMTA; this is encoded by the coding sequence GTGAAGGAGCAGCACGTGGCGGCAGGAGCGATCGTCTTCGCGGGTGAGGCGTTGGTGGACCTGGCGTTCGGCGCGGGTGGCGAGCTGGTGCCGTTGATCGGCGGCGGGCCGTTCACGGCGGCGCGGGCGGCGGCGCGGCTGGGCGCGGACGCGCGGTTCCTCGGGCGGCTCTCGACCGATCGCTTCGGCGGGCAGCTGCGCGCGGCGCTGGCGGACGATGGCGTCGGGCTCGACGCCGTGGTCAGCACCGAGGACCCGACGACGCTCGCGCTCGTCGAGCTCGACGACGCGGGCGTGGCGACGTACCGCTTCTACGTGGAGGGCACGTCGGCGCCGGGCCTGACCGAGGCGGCGCTGCCGGACGACGCCGCGGTGCTGTGCGTCGGGACGCTCGGGCTCGTCTTCGAGCCGTCGGCCTCGACGCTGGAGGCGCTCGTCGCCGCGACGCCGGAGGACGTGATGGTCGCGGTCGACCCCAACTGCCGCCCGGTCGCGATCGCCGACGAGGCCGCCTACCGCGCCCGCCTGGACCGGATCCTCGCGCGCGCCGACCTCGTCAAGGCCAGCGACGCCGACCTCGCCTACCTCCGCCCCGGCACCGCACCCGCGACCGCGATGCGCGACCTGCTCGCGCCCGGAGCGGCCGGCGTCGTGACCCTCGGCGCAGAAGGCGCGCTGATCGTCGCCGGCGACGCCGAGCCGCTGGCGATCCCCGCGCCGCGCATCGACCTCGTCGACACCATCGGCGCGGGCGACGCCTTCCTCGGCGCCCTCCTCTCCCGCTACGACGGCGAAGCAGCGACGCTCCACGCCGCCGCCACCTTCGCCGTCACCGTCGCCGCCCGCACCTGCGAGCGCGCCGGCTCCAGCCCACCGACCGCCGCGGAGATGACCGCCTAG
- a CDS encoding cytochrome P450 encodes MAATTAEAPAPPPPPAAAPRHAGLPPRIRMPMPIQTLGWLSRPFPFIERARARYGDTFRMDLGRDEFVVMTDPADIKQVFTGDPAIYHAGISNIILLPFLGSKSVLLLDGAQHLSQRRLLLPPFHGEKMRRHVDLMTEIAERDVAAWPRDVPFRAHPRMQGVTLEVIMRIVFGIDEGDPLLTQLRTNLRTFLDASVDGRVMRKLLFHGPVKADNKRIFAAVLDPMNATIQKVIAQAKRRDDLEDRDDVLSMLLLARHEDGTPMDDTELRDELVTLLVAGHETTATALAWALERLTRHPDALERLTAEVREGKSEEYVDAVIRETLRLRPVIPFVGRKLQEPQTIGGWDLPAGARVAPSIHLMHRRADIYPDPAAFKPERWLGVRPNPYTFLPFGGGIRRCLGASFAETEMRAVLGAIVRNVSLRPAAPVSERVGRRVITLVPGRGAEIIAS; translated from the coding sequence ATGGCTGCCACGACCGCCGAAGCGCCCGCACCGCCGCCGCCTCCCGCCGCCGCTCCGAGGCACGCCGGCCTCCCGCCGCGGATCAGGATGCCGATGCCGATCCAGACGCTCGGCTGGCTCAGCCGCCCGTTCCCGTTCATCGAGCGGGCCCGCGCCAGGTACGGCGACACGTTCCGGATGGACCTCGGCCGCGACGAGTTCGTCGTCATGACCGACCCCGCCGACATCAAGCAGGTCTTCACCGGCGACCCGGCGATCTACCACGCCGGGATCAGCAACATCATCTTGCTCCCGTTCCTGGGATCCAAGTCGGTGTTGTTGCTCGACGGCGCCCAGCACCTCAGTCAGCGGCGCCTGCTGCTGCCGCCGTTCCACGGCGAGAAGATGCGCCGCCACGTCGACCTGATGACCGAGATCGCCGAGCGCGACGTCGCCGCGTGGCCGCGCGACGTGCCGTTCAGGGCGCACCCGCGGATGCAGGGCGTGACGCTCGAGGTGATCATGCGGATCGTCTTCGGCATCGACGAGGGCGACCCGCTGCTCACCCAGCTGCGCACGAACCTCCGGACGTTCCTCGACGCGTCGGTCGACGGCAGGGTCATGCGCAAGCTGCTCTTCCACGGCCCGGTCAAGGCGGACAACAAGCGGATCTTCGCCGCCGTGCTGGACCCGATGAACGCGACGATCCAGAAGGTCATCGCCCAGGCCAAGCGCCGCGACGACCTCGAGGATCGCGACGACGTGTTGTCGATGTTGTTGCTCGCGCGCCACGAGGACGGCACGCCGATGGACGACACCGAGCTGCGCGACGAGCTCGTCACGCTGCTGGTCGCCGGCCACGAGACGACCGCGACCGCGCTCGCCTGGGCGCTGGAGCGCCTGACCCGCCACCCGGACGCGCTGGAGCGCCTGACGGCCGAGGTGCGGGAGGGCAAGTCGGAGGAGTACGTCGACGCCGTGATCCGCGAGACGCTGCGGCTGCGCCCGGTGATCCCGTTCGTCGGCCGCAAGCTCCAGGAGCCGCAGACGATCGGCGGCTGGGACCTGCCCGCGGGCGCCAGGGTCGCGCCGTCGATCCACTTGATGCACCGCCGCGCCGACATCTATCCCGACCCGGCGGCGTTCAAGCCCGAGCGCTGGCTCGGCGTGCGACCCAACCCCTACACCTTCCTGCCGTTCGGCGGCGGCATCCGCCGCTGCCTCGGCGCCAGCTTCGCGGAGACCGAGATGCGCGCCGTGCTCGGCGCGATCGTCCGCAACGTGAGCCTACGGCCCGCAGCCCCCGTGTCCGAGCGTGTCGGCCGTCGGGTCATCACGCTCGTTCCGGGGCGCGGGGCTGAGATCATCGCCTCGTGA
- a CDS encoding CGNR zinc finger domain-containing protein — MPDRDLPEELVLPLATGEPWWYWSGGRPAVDLVNTHRERWRRGVETLVTPDDLTTWLVRAGVMDHPEPVTATVLEQARELREAIDALLVAAIAGTPAAPPPAAIALVDEWLAFAGTRPQLVIDPATGAPLLAERAAADSPRRALGMIALDAAQMLGTPAQSARIRICASETCSGRFFDRSPGGRRRWCSMRTCGNATKARRHRERQRATTTTSTTSKD; from the coding sequence GTGCCCGACCGCGACCTCCCCGAGGAGCTCGTCCTCCCGCTCGCCACCGGCGAGCCGTGGTGGTACTGGTCCGGCGGGCGCCCGGCGGTCGACCTCGTCAACACCCACCGCGAGCGCTGGCGCCGTGGCGTCGAGACGCTCGTCACGCCCGACGACCTCACGACCTGGCTGGTTCGCGCCGGCGTGATGGACCACCCGGAGCCCGTGACCGCCACGGTCCTCGAGCAGGCGCGCGAGCTGCGCGAGGCGATCGACGCGCTGCTGGTCGCCGCGATCGCCGGGACGCCCGCCGCGCCGCCGCCCGCCGCGATCGCGCTGGTCGACGAGTGGCTCGCGTTCGCGGGCACGCGCCCGCAGCTCGTCATCGACCCGGCGACCGGCGCGCCCCTGCTGGCCGAGCGTGCCGCCGCCGACTCGCCGCGCCGCGCGCTGGGCATGATCGCCCTCGACGCCGCGCAGATGCTCGGCACCCCCGCGCAGAGCGCGCGGATCCGGATCTGCGCGAGCGAGACGTGCTCCGGGCGCTTCTTCGACCGCTCGCCGGGCGGCCGCCGCCGCTGGTGCTCGATGCGCACCTGCGGCAACGCGACCAAGGCGCGCCGCCACCGCGAGCGCCAGCGCGCAACAACAACAACTTCAACAACGAGCAAGGACTAG
- a CDS encoding SDR family oxidoreductase, whose amino-acid sequence MPRLLVTGATGDLGGVVVRRAAADGWDVTGWAGRAALDIRDAAAVGAGMRAAAPDAVIHTAYVQGDGAHAVNADGSEHVARAAAAVGARLVHVSSDAIFDGSLGRPLREEDVVSPVTPYGATKAEAEARVALAAPDAVLVRTSLIYAGPPAEPTAQERTPLAVARGESDMMFYSDEIRSAVQVDDLAAALLELASLDWAGPLNVAGADAVSRLELARLIVAARGLDPDRLRGAPAPPSRPRDCALDVARAQALLGTPLRGALAALAPAER is encoded by the coding sequence GTGCCCAGGCTTCTCGTGACCGGTGCCACTGGCGATCTCGGCGGCGTCGTCGTACGTCGCGCTGCCGCGGACGGGTGGGACGTGACCGGCTGGGCGGGCCGCGCCGCGCTCGACATCCGCGACGCGGCGGCGGTCGGCGCCGGGATGCGCGCGGCCGCGCCGGACGCGGTGATCCACACCGCCTACGTGCAGGGCGACGGCGCGCACGCGGTCAACGCGGACGGCTCGGAGCACGTCGCGCGCGCGGCGGCCGCGGTCGGCGCGCGGCTCGTGCACGTCTCCAGCGACGCGATCTTCGACGGCTCGCTCGGCCGGCCACTGCGCGAGGAGGACGTCGTCTCGCCGGTCACGCCCTACGGCGCGACCAAGGCCGAGGCCGAGGCGCGCGTGGCGCTCGCCGCGCCGGACGCGGTGCTGGTCCGGACGTCGCTGATCTACGCCGGGCCGCCCGCCGAGCCGACCGCGCAGGAGCGCACGCCGCTGGCCGTCGCGCGCGGCGAGAGCGACATGATGTTCTACTCCGACGAGATCCGCAGCGCCGTCCAGGTCGACGACCTCGCGGCCGCGCTGCTGGAGCTGGCGAGCCTCGACTGGGCCGGGCCGCTGAACGTCGCGGGCGCCGACGCGGTCTCGCGCCTGGAGCTGGCGCGCCTGATCGTCGCCGCGCGCGGGCTGGACCCGGACCGCTTGCGCGGCGCGCCCGCGCCGCCGTCGCGGCCGAGGGACTGCGCGCTCGACGTCGCCCGCGCGCAGGCGCTCCTGGGCACACCCCTGCGCGGTGCCCTTGCAGCGCTCGCTCCGGCCGAGCGCTGA
- a CDS encoding methyl-accepting chemotaxis protein translates to MPSSASARGRLPRATLAVKLFGLSGALLAVLAIVTLVAVHGIDSVSSDTQAEYTKSVEPLRNLGDARGTFNLNRALAFKHLLVRTDADRAELAKTIAANAATVDNELALVRPTLVRPAAKRDFAQLEAAIDKYNTSRDRMLALSDAGRTDAAFTLSVDKTTPIGNTVTAEFEALFASKADLGKATAASAADRASSVKRTVLVLLVLALLAGAAASFVIVRGVRRTVADVVDRLAMLRDNCTRDLRGALGGLAEGDLTRTVTPVTPLITRLPADELGDVARAVNEVRDNTVASVEAYNSSRAALSELLGEMTAAASDVSAASRQMASTSGETGRAVNEISSAMEHVVEGAERQVRAVNSTAGTIDEVARASAESASQAQETARAATDARRVAAEGGASVAEATEAMAAVRNASAQATEAIRQLGAKSAEIGGIVDAITGIAEQTNLLALNAAIEAARAGDQGRGFAVVADEVRKLAEESQTAAASISSLIGEIQDETARAVTVVEDGATRTEQGTRTVEDARAGFTAIDASVSDMVARVEAIAESVGGIAGSAEAMREEIAAVSAVAEQTSASSEQVSASTQETSASTTEIATAAASLADTAGRLEALASRFTTER, encoded by the coding sequence GTGCCCTCCTCCGCCTCCGCACGCGGCCGCCTGCCGCGTGCCACCCTCGCCGTCAAGCTCTTCGGCCTCTCCGGTGCGCTGCTCGCCGTGCTCGCGATCGTGACGCTCGTCGCCGTCCACGGGATCGACAGCGTCTCCAGCGACACGCAGGCGGAGTACACGAAGTCGGTCGAGCCGCTGCGCAACCTCGGCGACGCGCGCGGCACGTTCAACCTCAACCGCGCGCTCGCCTTCAAGCACCTGCTGGTCAGGACCGACGCCGACCGCGCGGAGCTGGCCAAGACGATCGCCGCCAACGCGGCCACCGTCGACAACGAGCTGGCGCTGGTCCGCCCGACGCTCGTGCGCCCCGCCGCCAAGCGCGACTTCGCGCAGCTGGAGGCCGCGATCGACAAGTACAACACGTCGCGCGACCGGATGCTGGCGCTCTCGGACGCCGGCCGCACCGACGCGGCGTTCACGCTCTCGGTCGACAAGACCACGCCGATCGGCAACACGGTCACCGCCGAGTTCGAGGCGCTGTTCGCCTCCAAGGCCGACCTCGGCAAGGCGACCGCCGCGTCCGCCGCCGACCGCGCGTCGTCGGTCAAGCGCACGGTCCTGGTCCTGCTCGTCCTCGCGCTGCTGGCGGGCGCGGCCGCGTCGTTCGTGATCGTCCGCGGCGTGCGCCGCACGGTCGCCGACGTCGTCGACCGCCTGGCGATGCTGCGCGACAACTGCACCCGCGACCTGCGCGGCGCGCTCGGCGGGCTCGCCGAGGGCGACCTGACCCGCACGGTCACGCCGGTCACGCCGCTGATCACGCGCCTGCCCGCCGACGAGCTGGGCGACGTCGCCCGCGCCGTCAACGAGGTCCGCGACAACACGGTGGCGTCGGTCGAGGCCTACAACTCGTCGCGCGCCGCGCTGTCGGAGCTGCTGGGCGAGATGACCGCCGCCGCCTCCGACGTGTCCGCCGCGTCGCGCCAGATGGCCTCGACGTCGGGTGAGACCGGCCGTGCCGTCAACGAGATCTCCTCCGCGATGGAGCACGTCGTCGAGGGCGCCGAGCGCCAGGTCCGGGCGGTCAACTCGACCGCCGGCACGATCGACGAGGTCGCGCGCGCGTCCGCCGAGAGCGCGTCGCAGGCGCAGGAGACCGCGCGGGCCGCGACCGACGCGCGCCGCGTCGCCGCCGAGGGCGGGGCGTCGGTGGCCGAGGCGACCGAGGCGATGGCCGCCGTGCGCAACGCCTCGGCGCAGGCGACCGAGGCGATCCGCCAGCTCGGCGCCAAGTCGGCCGAGATCGGCGGGATCGTGGACGCGATCACCGGGATCGCCGAGCAGACCAACCTGTTGGCCTTGAACGCCGCCATCGAGGCGGCGCGGGCCGGGGACCAGGGCCGGGGCTTCGCGGTCGTCGCCGACGAGGTCCGCAAGCTGGCCGAGGAGTCGCAGACCGCCGCAGCCTCGATCTCGTCGCTGATCGGCGAGATCCAGGACGAGACCGCGCGGGCCGTGACCGTCGTCGAGGACGGCGCGACGCGGACCGAGCAGGGCACCAGGACCGTCGAGGACGCCCGCGCGGGCTTCACCGCGATCGACGCGTCGGTGAGCGACATGGTCGCGCGGGTCGAGGCGATCGCCGAGTCGGTCGGCGGGATCGCCGGCAGCGCCGAGGCGATGCGCGAGGAGATCGCGGCCGTGTCCGCCGTGGCCGAGCAGACGTCGGCGTCGTCCGAGCAGGTCAGCGCGTCGACCCAGGAGACGTCCGCCTCCACCACCGAGATCGCGACCGCCGCGGCGTCGCTGGCCGACACCGCCGGCCGGCTCGAGGCGCTGGCCTCCCGCTTCACGACCGAGCGATAG
- a CDS encoding amidase: MSTAAGADLLFRPVHELAAMVRSGELTARELVQASLDRIEALNPTLNAFVDVFGEDALAEADQIRPGDPRPFAGVPIAIKNNRAVAGRRLTFAANLIGDFVAPYDHNVVLRLKAAGFIVVGTTTLPEWGILPTTETARFGATRNPWDQSRTPGGSSGGSAAAVASGMVPIAHANDGGGSTRIPAACCGLVGLKPQRGRISTAPEAGEIFLVSDGVLTRSVRETAEVLDVLHGPALGDMSWAAPPAEAFAASAGRTPGKLRIAMTSLSPVPDAPIDPVAIQAVQDAAALLESLGHEVVEADPPWSRPELSAVFTASFGPAVCTQIRLAEMIAGREATAGDMEALSWALYELCKGINSVDALLANFQLHGVGRELVTFVDQYDVLMTPALAEAPLPLGTLNPQDESDPLGAFTRSALFTPYTPPCNISGQPAISLPLFQRDDGLPLGVQFIGQPAQEGALLALAAQLEEANDWTDRRPDL, translated from the coding sequence ATGTCCACCGCCGCCGGCGCCGATCTCCTGTTCCGCCCTGTCCACGAGCTCGCCGCGATGGTGCGGTCGGGCGAGCTGACCGCGCGCGAGCTCGTCCAGGCCTCCCTCGACCGGATCGAGGCCCTCAACCCCACGCTCAACGCGTTCGTCGACGTGTTCGGCGAGGACGCGCTCGCCGAGGCCGATCAGATCAGGCCCGGCGACCCGCGGCCGTTCGCGGGCGTCCCGATCGCGATCAAGAACAACCGCGCGGTCGCGGGCCGGCGGCTGACGTTCGCCGCGAACCTGATCGGCGACTTCGTCGCGCCCTACGACCACAACGTCGTGCTGCGCCTGAAGGCCGCGGGCTTCATCGTCGTCGGCACGACGACGCTGCCGGAGTGGGGCATCCTGCCGACCACCGAGACCGCGCGCTTCGGCGCGACGCGCAACCCGTGGGACCAGTCGCGGACGCCGGGCGGCTCCAGCGGCGGCAGCGCGGCGGCGGTCGCGTCCGGGATGGTCCCGATCGCGCACGCCAACGACGGCGGCGGCTCGACGCGGATCCCGGCGGCGTGCTGCGGGCTGGTCGGGCTCAAGCCGCAGCGCGGCCGGATCTCGACGGCGCCGGAGGCGGGCGAGATCTTCCTGGTCAGCGACGGCGTCCTGACGCGCAGCGTGCGCGAGACCGCCGAGGTGCTCGACGTGCTGCACGGGCCGGCGCTGGGCGACATGAGCTGGGCGGCGCCGCCGGCCGAGGCGTTCGCGGCGTCCGCGGGCCGCACGCCCGGCAAGCTGCGGATCGCGATGACGTCGCTGTCGCCGGTCCCGGACGCGCCGATCGACCCGGTCGCGATCCAGGCCGTGCAGGACGCCGCGGCGTTGTTGGAGTCCTTGGGTCACGAGGTCGTCGAGGCCGACCCGCCGTGGTCGCGGCCGGAGCTGTCGGCGGTCTTCACCGCGTCGTTCGGGCCCGCGGTCTGCACGCAGATCAGGCTCGCGGAGATGATCGCGGGGCGCGAGGCGACGGCCGGCGACATGGAGGCGTTGTCGTGGGCGCTGTACGAGCTGTGCAAGGGCATCAACTCGGTCGACGCGCTGCTGGCGAACTTCCAGCTGCACGGCGTCGGGCGTGAGCTCGTCACGTTCGTCGATCAGTACGACGTCCTGATGACGCCCGCGCTGGCCGAGGCGCCGCTGCCGCTGGGGACGCTCAACCCGCAGGACGAGAGCGACCCGCTCGGCGCGTTCACGCGCAGCGCGCTGTTCACGCCGTACACGCCGCCGTGCAACATCAGCGGCCAGCCGGCGATCTCGCTGCCGCTCTTCCAGCGCGACGACGGCCTGCCGCTCGGCGTCCAGTTCATCGGCCAGCCCGCGCAGGAGGGCGCGCTGCTCGCGCTCGCCGCCCAACTCGAGGAGGCCAACGACTGGACGGACCGCCGCCCGGACCTGTAG
- a CDS encoding citrate synthase 2, with protein sequence MSTTIEGVQSGLEGVVAFATEIAEPDKEGGALRYRGVDIEDLVGTVPYEKVWGLLVDGDFDPGLAPAEQHPLTIRSGDPRVDVQAAIAALAPEWGLQQLIDISDEQARTDLARASVMALSFVAQSARGLGKPWVPQATIDEGSTLAERFLLRWRGEAHPDHAKAVDAYWISAAEHGMNASTFTARVVASTGADVAAALSSAIGALSGPLHGGAPSRVLKMLDEVEQLGDADKWVKDALDRGERLMGFGHRVYRAEDPRARVLRRTAKDIGSARFEVAEALEQAALAELKARRPDRVLATNVEFWSAVVLDTAEVPPELFTSMFTCARVAGWSAHILEQKREARLIRPTAKYVGPGPRPVSEVPGA encoded by the coding sequence ATGAGCACCACCATCGAAGGCGTGCAGTCGGGCCTGGAGGGCGTCGTCGCGTTCGCGACCGAGATCGCCGAGCCCGACAAGGAAGGCGGCGCGCTGCGCTACCGCGGCGTGGACATCGAGGACCTCGTCGGCACCGTCCCCTACGAGAAGGTCTGGGGCCTGCTCGTCGACGGCGACTTCGACCCGGGCCTGGCGCCCGCCGAGCAGCACCCCTTGACGATCCGCAGCGGCGACCCGCGCGTCGACGTCCAGGCGGCGATCGCCGCGCTGGCGCCCGAGTGGGGCCTGCAGCAGCTGATCGACATCAGCGACGAGCAGGCGCGCACCGATCTTGCCCGCGCCTCGGTCATGGCGCTGTCGTTCGTAGCGCAGTCCGCGCGCGGCCTCGGCAAGCCGTGGGTCCCGCAGGCGACGATCGACGAGGGCAGCACGCTCGCCGAGCGCTTCCTGCTGCGCTGGCGCGGCGAGGCCCACCCGGACCACGCCAAGGCGGTCGACGCCTACTGGATCTCCGCCGCCGAGCACGGCATGAACGCCTCGACGTTCACCGCCCGCGTCGTCGCCTCGACCGGCGCCGACGTCGCCGCCGCGCTGTCGAGCGCGATCGGCGCGCTCTCCGGCCCGCTGCACGGCGGCGCGCCGTCGCGCGTCCTGAAGATGCTCGACGAGGTCGAGCAGCTCGGCGACGCCGACAAGTGGGTCAAGGACGCGCTGGACCGCGGTGAGCGGCTGATGGGCTTCGGCCACCGCGTCTACCGCGCCGAGGACCCGCGCGCCCGTGTCCTGCGCCGGACCGCGAAGGACATCGGGTCGGCCCGCTTCGAGGTCGCCGAGGCGCTGGAGCAGGCCGCGCTCGCCGAGCTCAAGGCCCGCCGCCCGGACCGCGTCCTGGCGACGAACGTCGAGTTCTGGTCCGCGGTCGTCCTCGACACCGCCGAGGTCCCGCCGGAGCTGTTCACCTCGATGTTCACCTGCGCCCGCGTCGCGGGCTGGTCGGCGCACATCCTGGAGCAGAAGCGCGAGGCGCGCCTGATCCGCCCGACCGCGAAGTACGTCGGCCCGGGCCCGCGGCCCGTCTCCGAGGTCCCGGGCGCCTAG
- a CDS encoding MOSC domain-containing protein: MPSGTVTSLHRWPVKSLGGEDADALNLDARGVAGDRAHALYDTFKGAPRRLTVRQVPGMLRWHASYAGTPGGALSTDDVPLPVLTAPDGTVFRWDDPDLPAALSDDLGREVTLKRDLALMQDLNNSILVTTQATLDAVARELGRALDLRRFRTNIHVVLDDDTPPYAEESWEGRSLRVGDVALDLLHPCERCVIPTRDPDTQVKDPNILKWLTREHRGLFGINARVGGDGVLGTVRVGDQVALA, encoded by the coding sequence GTGCCGTCCGGAACCGTGACCTCGCTGCATCGCTGGCCCGTCAAGTCGCTGGGCGGCGAGGACGCCGACGCGCTGAACCTCGACGCGCGCGGGGTCGCCGGCGACCGCGCCCACGCGCTGTACGACACGTTCAAGGGCGCGCCGCGGCGGCTGACCGTGCGCCAGGTGCCGGGGATGCTGCGCTGGCACGCGTCCTACGCCGGCACGCCGGGCGGGGCGCTGAGCACCGACGACGTCCCGCTGCCGGTCCTGACCGCGCCCGACGGGACCGTGTTCCGCTGGGACGACCCGGACCTGCCGGCGGCGCTGAGCGACGACCTCGGGCGCGAGGTCACGCTCAAGCGCGACCTCGCGCTGATGCAGGACCTCAACAACTCCATCCTGGTCACGACCCAGGCGACGCTCGACGCGGTGGCGCGGGAACTCGGCCGCGCGCTGGACCTGCGCCGGTTCCGCACCAACATCCACGTCGTCCTCGACGACGACACGCCGCCGTATGCCGAGGAGTCCTGGGAGGGCCGCTCGCTCCGCGTCGGCGACGTCGCGCTCGACCTCCTGCATCCGTGCGAGCGCTGCGTGATCCCGACGCGCGACCCCGACACACAGGTCAAGGACCCCAACATCCTCAAGTGGCTCACGCGCGAGCACCGCGGGCTGTTCGGGATCAACGCGCGGGTGGGCGGGGACGGTGTCCTCGGCACCGTGCGCGTCGGCGATCAGGTCGCGCTGGCCTGA